One Phaseolus vulgaris cultivar G19833 chromosome 2, P. vulgaris v2.0, whole genome shotgun sequence DNA window includes the following coding sequences:
- the LOC137809546 gene encoding uncharacterized protein, translating into MAKAQVNLLKGLLKRGKRYPRRPIEAREEKEDLKNRTTKSEEDTLYRRRSTLLSPQYPYRYNWRPPWGPSNHYSQTQGSQRLKMDSTANNNNDISEEHRTILQTLQIQMQELLQKGVIDQLRQDEERKRREEERQQHAEEIAQLKEQNKRLLDRLEQSEREGHSRAPSPSPFQSGTRTIAQAIPHTSLVQHTRQSAKPVTPNEVANPKGHPFTDDIIATPLPDKWRGLTINLYDGSTDPDEHLNIFRTQMTLYTTDRTVWCKVFPTSLREGPLGWFSDLPPNSIASFDALELKFTTQYATSRPHRTSSMSLLNVKQERGESLRTFMNRFSKVCMNIRNLNPEIAMHHLVSAILPGRFTESLIKRPPCNMDELRTRATKFMQIEEHIDYHRKTYAENTDNSKGIRPPTIPTDRERHRPNRGPRFHNYTPLIVPRGKVLDEALQIELIPTLRPSQTPPNADTSKRCQYHRNYGHTTEGCQALKDKIEELVQAGHLRKFVKTTITAPRSPQRDHDPRERSGRRDDRTRDNHYRSSRRKRSGSPIRRTRPKSESPERRSRTKQKVRTVINTIAGPVSLGQPPQEINYIAGGFAGGGCSNSARKKHLRAIQSVHSTPTQRRPHIPPITFTDEDFTAIDPSQDDPMVITVEIDKFAIAKVLVDQGSSVDILYWETFKKMKIPEAEIQPYNEQIVGFSGERVDTKGFIDLYTTFGDDYLSKTINIQYLLVNANTSYNILLGRPSINRLKAIVSTPHLAMKFPSVNGDIATVHIDQKTARECYVASLKVEPTRRLYTTSAERTTERRGRSTERRSRGRESRRHLVALVDLDPRLDDPRMEAGEDLQPIFLRDKDRKTYMGTSLKPDDRETIGKTLTKNADLFAWTAADMPGVKSDVITHRLSVYTEARPIAQKKRKLGEERRKAAREETDKLIQAGFIQKAHYTTWLANVVMVKKTNGKWRMCVDYTDLNKACPKDSYPLPTIDRLVDGAAGHQILSFLDAYSGYNQIQMYHRDREKTAFRTDSDNFFYEVMPFGLKNAGATYQRLMDHVFHDMIGRNVEVYVDDIVVKSDSCEQHVSDLKEVFQALRQYRMRLNPEKCAFGVEGGKFLGFMLTHRGIEANPEKCKAITEMRSPNGLKEIQRLVGRLTSLSRFVPKLAERTRPIIKLLKKTSKFEWTDECEQNFQQLKAFLASPPVIQKPNAREPIVVYLVVSNEAVSSALVQEIKAEERPVYFVSRVLHDAETRYQMVEKVAFALVITARRMRMYFQNHKVIVRTNYPIMKILTKPDLAGRMIGWAVELSEFHIEYQPRGAIKSQALADFTAELTPYLTERTPRWTLYVDGSSNSRSSGAGVVLEGPGEIVVEQAMKFEFKTSNNQAEYEAIIAGLHLAIELEVTNITCKSDSRLVVGQLTGEYEVRETLLQQYFHFVKNLLNRFKEISFQHVRRENNIRADALSRLATLKKKGAHRSAIHVTLAKPSVGTEECMATDTQPNWMTPIKQYLTDGVCDPHLEKTMKLQAARYILIGEDLYRRGYSRPLLKCLGPEQVTYVMTELHEGICGTHSGARTMSAKILRAGYYWPTLQGDCTEYVQKCVKCQEFGTLLHQKPEHLHYILSPWPFVKWGMDIIGPFTPGKGQCKFLLVGIDYFTKWIEAEPLTAITARNVQSFVWKNIVCRFGLPQIIITDNGRQFTDRGLAEFYEKLHIKHITSSVEHPQTNGQAEAANKVILNELKKRLGPSKGNWTEELVEVLWAYRCTPQSTTQETPYSLTYGTEAMIPVEIGEPSLRRQTLDLDLNKESLLVGLDLINELRDKCKIREEACKIRAARRYNSKVKPRSYQKGDLVWRMRSDARKDEGKFSSNWEGPFRISDTATGGAYYLEYLSGKSAPRTWNATHLKFYYS; encoded by the exons ATGGCCAAGGCCCAGGTCAACCTACTAAAGGGACTTCTTAAAAGGGGGAAAAG gtacccccgccGGCCGATCGAAGCACGCGAAGAGAAAGAAGACTTGAAGAATAGGACAACCAAGAGTGAAGAAGACACCTTGTATCGACGTAGATCAACATTACTCAGTCCCCaatatccatacaggtacaattggcgcccaccgtggggcccgagtaaTCATTATTCCCAGACCCAAGGATCCCAACGCTTGAAGATGGACTCAACGGCAAACAACAACAATGATATCTCCGAAGAGCATAGGACCATACTCCAAACCCTCCAGATTCAGATGCAGGAGTTACTCCAAAAAGGAGTCATCGATCAACTTCGCCAGgatgaagaaaggaaaagacGAGAGGAAGAGCGTCAACAACATGCAGAGGAGATAGCACAATTGAAAGAACAGAACAAGAGATTGTTGGATAGACTTGAGCAATCTGAACGCGAAGGGCATTCACGTGCACCTTCTCCATCACCGTTCCAATCAGGAACAAGAACAATAGCCCAGGCCATACCTCACACGTCACTCGTTCAACACACCCGTCAGAGTGCAAAGCCAGTAACCCCAAACGAGGTAGCAAACCCGAAAGGCCATCCGTTCACTGATGACATCATAGCCACTCCTCTCCCTGACAAGTGGAGGGGCCTAACGATAAACCTTTATGACGGTTCCACAGACCCAGACGAACATCTGAATATATTTAGAACTCAAATGACCCTTTACACAACCGACCGAACGGTATGGTGTAAAGTCTTCCCCACCTCTCTCAGGGAAGGCCCCCTTGGATGGTTTTCGGACCTTCCACCCAATTCCATTGCAAGCTTCGACGCTTTGGAATTGAAGTTCACCACGCAATACGCCACAAGTAGACCTCATCGGACATCCTCCATGTCTCTTCTAAATGTCAAACAAGAAAGGGGAGAATCATTGAGAACATTCATGaacagatttagcaaagtgtgtATGAACATTCGTAATCTTAATCCAGAAATAGCCATGCATCATTTGGTCTCGGCCATACTACCAGGAAGGTTCACTGAAAGCCTTATCAAACGACCTCCGTGCAATATGGATGAATTAAGAACAAGAGCAACAAAGTTCATGCAGATAGAAGAACATATTGACTACCATCGAAAAACTTATGCTGAGAACACGGACAATAGCAAAGGAATTCGTCCCCCCACAATACCGACCGACCGAGAACGACATCGCCCCAATAGGGGACCCCGTTTCCACAACTACACTCCCTTGATTGTACCAAGGGGTAAGGTTCTCGACGAAGCACTGCAGATTGAATTGATTCCGACATTGAGGCCATCACAAACCCCTCCCAATGCCGACACCAGTAAACGTTGCCAATACCATCGTAACTATGGCCACACGACCGAAGGATGCCAAGCActgaaagataaaattgaagagCTCGTCCAGGCCGGTCATCTGCGCAAGTTCGTGAAAACCACCATCACTGCACCCAGGTCACCCCAGCGTGATCATGATCCCCGCGAACGTTCGGGACGAAGAGACGACCGGACCCGTGACAACCACTATCGTTCAagcagaagaaaaagaagcGGAAGTCCGATCAGACGAACGAGGCCTAAAAGCGAAAGCCCTGAACGTAGAAGTCGAACTAAACAAAAAGTTCGCACAGTCATCAATACAATCGCTGGACCGGTGTCGCTCGGTCAGCCCCCTcaagaaattaattacattGCAGGCGGCTTTGCGGGTGGAGGATGCTCTAATTCGGCAAGGAAAAAACATTTGAGAGCAATTCAATCCGTTCATTCGACTCCCACACAACGCCGACCGCATATACCACCAATCACTTTCACTGACGAAGACTTCACAGCAATCGATCCATCTCAAGATGACCCCATGGTAATAACTGTGGAGATAGATAAATTTGCAATTGCAAAAGTTTTGGTAGATCAGGGTAGCTCGGTCGACATCCTATATTGGGAAACGTTTAAGAAGATGAAGATTCCAGAAGCAGAGATACAACCCTACAACGAGCAGATAGTTGGTTTCTCAGGGGAAAGAGTGGATACGAAAGGATTTATCGATCTATACACCACGTTCGGGGATGATTACCTCAGCAAGACCATCAACATACAATATCTACTCGTTAATGCCAATACATCGTACAATATTTTGCTCGGTCGACCATCTATCAACAGATTGAAAGCCATTGTCTCAACTCCTCATTTAGCTATGAAGTTCCCCTCGGTCAATGGAGACATAGCAACCGTACATATAGACCAGAAGACAGCACGAGAGTGTTATGTAGCTAGCCTGAAGGTGGAGCCGACCCGAAGGCTTTATACCACGTCAGCCGAACGGACCACAGAGCGAAGAGGTCGGTCAACAGAAAGACGCTCCAGAGGAAGAGAATCTAGAAGACACTTGGTCGCTTTAGTCGATCTAGATCCTCGACTGGATGATCCCCGAATGGAAGCAGGAGAAGATCTTCAACCCATATTCCTTCGGGACAAAGACCGGAAAACATACATGGGAACATCCCTCAAACCAGACGACCGAGAGACGATCGgtaaaacattaacaaagaACGCTGATCTTTTCGCCTGGACGGCTGCAGACATGCCAGGGGTAAAATCAGATGTGATTACCCATCGATTGTCTGTTTATACAGAGGCCAGGCCAATCgctcaaaagaaaaggaaactagGTGAAGAACGGCGGAAAGCCGCACGAGAAGAAACCGACAAGCTAATTCAAGCTGGTTTTATTCAAAAGGCCCACTATACGACATGGCTAGCCAATGTAGTGATGGTAAAAAAGacgaatggaaaatggagaatgtgcgtagACTACACAGACCTTAACAaagcgtgcccaaaggactcgtatcctctACCTACTATCGACCGGCTGGTCGACGGTGCAGCCGGTCATCAAATCCTAAGTTTCCTTGATGCTTATTCAGGTtacaatcaaatacaaatgtacCACCGTGATCGAGAAAAAACCGCGTTTAGAACAGATTCTGATAATTTCTTCTATGAAGTCATGCCGTTCGGCCTCAAGAATGCAGGAGCCACATACCAACGACTCATGGATCACGTATTCCACGACATGATCGGTCGGAATGTAGAAGTATACGTTGACGACATCGTCGTCAAATCAGACTCTTGCGAACAACATGTTTCTGACTTAAAAGAGGTTTTTCAAGCCTTGCGTCAATACCGCATGCGTTTAAACCCGGAGAAGTGCGCGTTCGGCGTAGAAGGGGGGAAGTTcttaggcttcatgctcacacATCGGGGTATAGAGGCTAATCCAGAAAAATGCAAGGCAATCACTGAAATGCGAAGTCCCAACGGACTCAAAGAGATCCAGAGACTAGTCGGCCGTCTCACTTCGTTGTCTCGATTCGTACCTAAGCTTGCCGAACGAACGAGACCCATCATAAAACTTCTGAAGAAGACAAGTAAATTTGAATGGACAGATGAATGTGAACAAAATTTCCAACAGTTAAAAGCATTTCTGGCATCTCCAccggtcatccagaaaccgAACGCACGGGAACCCATTGTGGTCTACCTCGTCGTCTCCAATGAAGCGGTGAGTTCCGCTCTGGTACAAGAAATTAAAGCGGAAGAACGACCGGTATATTTTGTAAGTCGAGTCTTACATGACGCAGAAACCCGGTACCAAATGGTCGAAAAAGTTGCCTTCGCTTTGGTCATCACCGCACGACGGATGCGGATGTATTTCCAAAATCACAAGGTCATTGTTAGGACTAACTATCCCATTATGAAGATTCTCACCAAACCTGACCTCGCCGGACGAATGATAGGTTGGGCAGTCGAACTGTCAGAATTCCACATCGAATACCAACCCAGGGGAGCCATCAAGTCCCAAGCCCTCGCCGACTTCACAGCAGAACTCACTCCCTATCTGACCGAACGGACTCCCCGATGGACACTATACGTAGATGGGTCATCTAACAGTCGTTCGTCCGGAGCAGGAGTTGTACTTGAAGGACCAGGGGAGATTGTTGTCGAACAAGCcatgaaatttgaatttaaaacttcCAATAATCAAGCCGAATACGAAGCTATAATCGCAGGTTTGCATCTGGCGATTGAATTGGAGGTAACAAATATAACTTGTAAAAGCGACTCCCGTCTAGTCGTCGGACAGCTTACAGGGGAGTATGAGGTAAGAGAAACATTACTCCAACAGTATTTTCATTTCGTAAAAAATCTTCTAAACAGGTTCAAAGAAATCTCCTTCCAACACGTACGGAGGGAAAATAATATTAGGGCGGACGCTCTATCGAGATTGGCTACCCTAAAAAAGAAAGGCGCCCACCGGTCGGCCATACACGTGACCCTGGCTAAACCAAGTGTTGGTACCGAAGAATGCATGGCGACTGACACCCAACCTAACTGGATGACTCCCATAAAACAATATCTTACCGATGGTGTATGCGATCCACATTTGGAGAAAACGATGAAGTTACAAGCCGCCCGATACATACTGATTGGCGAAGATCTTTACAGGAGAGGGTATTCCCGTCCCCTCCTAAAATGCCTTGGTCCAGAACAAGTCACTTATGTAATGACCGAGTtacacgaagggatatgcggaaccCATTCAGGAGCGCGGACTATGTCCGCCAAAATTCTAAgagcaggatactactggccgaccttACAAGGAGACTGCACTGAATACGTTCAAAAGTGCGTGAAATGTCAAGAGTTCGGCACCCTATTGCACCAAAAACCAGAGCATTTGCACTACATCCTATCCCCTTGGCCGTTCGTGAAATGGGGAATGGATATTATCGGACCTTTCACACCCGGAAAAGGGCAATGCAAGTTCCTACTGGTGGGTATAGATTACTTTACCAAATGGATTGAGGCTGAACCACTAACAGCCATCACCGCCCGGAACGTACAaagctttgtgtggaaaaacattgtcTGCAGGTTCGGCCTACCTCAGATCATTATCACAGACAACGGTCGACAGTTCACCGACCGTGGGCTAGCTGAATTCTATGAGAAACTTCACATCAAACATATAACGAGttcggtcgaacaccctcaaACCAACGGTCAGGCGGAAGCCGCCAACAAAGTTATTCTCAATGAGTTAAAGAAGAGACTTGGCCCGTCCAAGGGAAATTGGACTGAAGAATTGGTAGAGGTTCTGTGGGCTTATCGTTGTACTCCCCAGTCAACAACTCAAGAAACACCTTATAGCCTGACGTACGGCACAGAAGCCATGATTCCGGTCGAAATCGGCGAGCCTTCACTACGCCGACAGACGTTAGACCTAGACTTAAACAAGGAAAGTCTACTAGTCGGCCTCGACCTCATCAATGAATTAAGGGACAAATGCAAGATAAGGGAAGAAGCATGCAAGATACGAGCAGCACGAAGGTACAACTCCAAAGTGAAGCCACGAAGCTATCAGAAAGGAGATCTAGTTTGGCGCATGCGCAGCGACGCCCGGAAGGACGAaggaaagttttcaagcaatTGGGAAGGTCCGTTCCGCATCTCCGACACAGCAACAGGAGGAGCTTATTACTTAGAATATTTGTCAGGAAAATCTGcaccgagaacgtggaatgccacgcatctcaaattctaTTACAGTTGA
- the LOC137812815 gene encoding leucine-rich repeat extensin-like protein 6, with protein MENTWILTFHLLLLLLHSNAAKGAISVGVGVGGRGGIGVGIGIGNGGSGGSTPGPSGSSVPNLNNAFTALQAWKSAITDDPLKILDTWVGPNVCSYKGVFCSNSQDDNGIATTASTESSVVAGIDLNHANLKGTLVKELSLLSDITLFHLNTNRLSGSVPDSFRDLTSLQELDLSNNQLSGPFPTATLSMPSLVYLDLRYNNFSGQLPDELFNKRLDAIFLNNNNFGGEIPENLGNSPASVINLANNKLSGNIPFSFGFMSSRLKEILFLNNQLTGCIPQGVGIFTQMQVLDVSFNSLMGHLPDTMNCLQDIEVLNLANNKLSGELSDVVCSLRSLLNLTVAHNFFSGLSQECSRLFNVGFDFSDNCIPGRNMQRPQPECSGIPGGSLNCLRIPAPKPLVCATLAATLSNHANSHSSSP; from the coding sequence ATGGAGAACACCTGGATCCTCACTTTCCACCTTCTTCTCCTCCTGCTCCATTCAAATGCAGCAAAAGGGGCCATTAGTGTGGGTGTGGGTGTTGGTGGAAGAGGTGGCATAGGTGTTGGCATTGGTATTGGCAATGGGGGAAGTGGTGGTAGCACCCCAGGACCCTCTGGATCCTCAGTGCCAAACCTCAACAATGCTTTCACGGCCCTCCAGGCTTGGAAATCTGCTATCACTGATGACCCTTTGAAGATTTTGGACACTTGGGTTGGTCCCAATGTGTGTTCCTACAAAGGTGTCTTCTGCTCGAATTCTCAGGACGACAATGGAATTGCCACAACAGCATCAACCGAGTCTTCTGTTGTTGCTGGAATAGATCTCAACCATGCAAATCTCAAAGGGACTCTTGTCAAAGAGCTCTCTTTGCTATCAGATATCACTCTTTTCCATCTCAACACCAACAGGCTTTCTGGCTCAGTTCCTGACTCATTCAGAGACCTCACTTCCCTCCAAGAGTTGGACCTCAGCAACAACCAACTCTCAGGACCTTTTCCCACTGCCACTCTCTCCATGCCAAGCCTCGTCTACTTGGACCTCAGATACAACAACTTCTCAGGGCAACTTCCTGATGAACTCTTCAACAAGAGACTCGATGCAATATTCCTCAACAACAACAATTTTGGAGGTGAAATCCCAGAGAATCTGGGAAATTCACCTGCCTCAGTCATCAACTTGGCCAACAACAAGTTGAGTGGAAACATCCCTTTTAGCTTTGGCTTCATGAGTTCAAGACTAAAGGAGATTCTCTTCCTTAACAACCAGTTAACAGGTTGCATTCCTCAAGGAGTTGGGATCTTCACACAGATGCAAGTGTTGGATGTGAGTTTCAACTCTCTGATGGGCCATTTGCCTGACACAATGAATTGCTTGCAGGATATAGAGGTTCTCAATTTGGCCAATAACAAGCTCTCAGGGGAATTATCTGATGTGGTGTGCTCCTTGAGAAGCCTATTAAATCTAACTGTTGCTCACAATTTCTTCTCTGGGCTGAGCCAGGAATGTTCAAGGCTATTCAATGTGGGGTTTGATTTCTCGGATAACTGTATCCCTGGAAGGAACATGCAAAGACCACAACCAGAGTGTTCTGGGATCCCTGGTGGCAGTCTCAATTGTCTTAGAATCCCTGCTCCAAAGCCTCTTGTTTGTGCAACTCTGGCTGCAACTTTGTCTAACCACGCAAATTCACATTCCTCTTCTCCCTGA